A genomic segment from Nocardiopsis sp. Huas11 encodes:
- a CDS encoding GNAT family N-acetyltransferase → MPSPTRLQCPDLRDLSSPPVVGDLCPGYRLARWDSPADLAPECRDRLHHLLRDLAARAFAADHSGYWRGRVSAGFFDQISTLALVLGPDGEPVGWGGYHRRRFAGRRALYLDAAGVVPAHRRFGLSAALMAHFLTREVLAHPFSSTYVVLRTRHPAVYSAWRDGLGPHRVHPHRDRPLPVRVRRLAGDAAAWLGDGPRLEPDTLLVRGAYRMFDGDIYGVRPHSGDERLDAYFAREVGPKDALLVVARVGAPSLVRILAGRAMARRSAGRPPSGGRPSHVRPEEQVHRSVPNGAGASGLIPGARP, encoded by the coding sequence GTGCCCAGCCCGACCCGACTCCAGTGCCCGGACCTGCGCGATCTCAGCTCTCCCCCGGTGGTCGGCGACCTCTGTCCCGGGTACCGCCTCGCCCGATGGGACTCCCCCGCCGATCTGGCGCCCGAGTGCCGCGACCGCCTGCACCACCTCCTGCGCGACCTGGCCGCCCGCGCCTTCGCCGCCGACCACTCCGGTTACTGGCGCGGCCGCGTCAGCGCCGGGTTCTTCGACCAGATCTCCACCCTGGCGCTCGTCCTGGGCCCCGACGGCGAGCCCGTGGGCTGGGGCGGCTACCACCGGCGCCGCTTCGCCGGCCGCCGCGCCCTGTACCTGGACGCCGCGGGCGTCGTCCCCGCCCACCGCCGCTTCGGGCTCTCCGCCGCCCTCATGGCCCACTTCCTGACCCGTGAGGTCCTCGCGCACCCGTTCTCGTCCACCTACGTGGTGCTGCGCACCCGCCACCCCGCGGTCTACTCCGCCTGGCGCGACGGGCTGGGGCCGCACCGCGTCCACCCGCACCGCGATCGGCCCCTCCCCGTTCGGGTCCGGCGCCTGGCGGGGGACGCCGCGGCGTGGCTGGGCGACGGGCCGCGCCTGGAGCCCGACACCCTGCTCGTGCGCGGCGCCTACCGCATGTTCGACGGCGACATCTACGGGGTGCGCCCGCACAGCGGCGACGAGCGCCTGGACGCCTACTTCGCCCGGGAGGTCGGCCCCAAGGACGCCCTGCTGGTCGTGGCGCGGGTCGGCGCGCCGTCCCTGGTCCGGATCCTCGCGGGCCGGGCCATGGCGCGGCGGTCGGCGGGCCGGCCTCCGTCCGGAGGCCGGCCCTCTCACGTGCGGCCCGAGGAGCAGGTCCACCGCAGCGTGCCCAACGGCGCGGGAGCGAGCGGGCTCATCCCAGGGGCACGGCCTTGA
- a CDS encoding sensor histidine kinase yields MTSLALALFYLVPGFMLVVSATWVGLAIAVPWQEGMPARVWPEIGVDALVFVVLFPPVATLLARLGCTVQRRRLGTVFGIVESRPPDPLADDNLPLRTWRFVFGRDAWSMVAYTTIAGLHGLLAGGLVVVLVVCGGASAASATFGIAFVLLLGSPTDLVGPLVLVVAGVLAALVGLRLTPYLVATEVLLHRVLLFDAPEVRVRRRLMHLENSRLRMVDAAEAERTRIERDLHDGAQQRLLALTMTLTRARTRVASDPERALELITEAQQESREVMDELRQVARGLHPRVLTDHGLASALPVAAGRAPVPVRVDVDLEERPSPRAEAVAYYAACEALNNVTKHARAEQVTVAVERVRGTGRGRNDLLRLTVTDDGVGGADPETGTGLYGLWDRLDAVDGTLDVHSPVGGGTVLTADIPWEA; encoded by the coding sequence ATGACCTCCCTCGCCCTGGCCCTGTTCTACCTGGTGCCCGGGTTCATGCTCGTGGTGTCGGCGACGTGGGTCGGCCTCGCGATCGCCGTGCCCTGGCAGGAGGGCATGCCGGCGCGGGTGTGGCCCGAGATCGGGGTGGACGCGCTCGTCTTCGTCGTCCTCTTCCCGCCGGTGGCCACCCTGCTCGCCCGGTTGGGGTGCACCGTGCAGCGCCGACGGCTGGGCACGGTGTTCGGCATCGTCGAGAGCCGCCCGCCCGACCCCCTGGCCGACGACAACCTGCCGCTGCGCACCTGGCGCTTCGTGTTCGGCCGCGACGCGTGGTCGATGGTCGCCTACACCACGATCGCCGGCCTGCACGGCCTCCTGGCCGGCGGCCTGGTCGTGGTCCTGGTGGTGTGCGGAGGCGCGTCCGCGGCCTCGGCGACGTTCGGCATCGCGTTCGTCCTCCTGCTGGGCAGTCCCACCGACCTGGTCGGCCCGCTGGTCCTGGTGGTGGCCGGCGTGCTCGCCGCCCTGGTGGGCCTGCGCCTGACCCCGTACCTGGTCGCCACCGAGGTCCTGCTGCACCGGGTGCTGCTCTTCGACGCGCCCGAGGTACGGGTGCGCCGCCGGCTCATGCACCTGGAGAACAGCCGCCTGCGGATGGTCGACGCGGCGGAGGCCGAACGCACCCGGATCGAACGCGACCTCCACGACGGCGCGCAACAGCGCCTGCTCGCCCTGACCATGACCCTGACCAGGGCCCGCACACGCGTGGCCTCCGACCCCGAACGGGCACTGGAGCTGATCACCGAGGCCCAGCAGGAGTCCAGGGAGGTCATGGACGAGCTGCGCCAGGTCGCGCGCGGCCTGCACCCGCGGGTCCTGACCGACCACGGTCTGGCCTCGGCCCTGCCGGTGGCCGCCGGACGCGCTCCCGTTCCCGTCCGGGTCGACGTCGACCTGGAGGAGCGCCCCTCACCGCGGGCCGAGGCCGTGGCCTACTACGCGGCGTGCGAGGCGCTCAACAACGTCACCAAACACGCCCGGGCCGAACAGGTCACCGTCGCCGTCGAGCGGGTACGCGGCACCGGTCGCGGGCGCAACGACCTGCTGCGGCTCACCGTCACCGACGACGGCGTGGGCGGCGCCGACCCCGAGACCGGCACCGGCCTGTACGGGCTGTGGGACCGTTTGGACGCCGTCGACGGCACCCTGGACGTCCACAGCCCGGTGGGCGGCGGAACCGTCCTGACCGCAGACATCCCATGGGAGGCATGA
- a CDS encoding DUF4097 family beta strand repeat-containing protein, which produces MTFKARGLYASSSKEPRRSRVGLWLVLGLVVVAAVGLVTAAAVLGRVGLDRGNQVQSVDAPTAVEIENETGGSVELTGTTGPEMVVERQMHGSPLKEPVHEVEENEGQVHVEAHCEGVPFIGQCSVDYTIAVPEGTAVSVETIGGPITVSNVDGALELSTTSGRVNVDGNVGDVEVESTSGSVELDGVEGSANVETTSGSVTAAGAGASLDVSTVSGSLDLSGFSADVVQAESTSGTIAVGGGFTTAEVSTTSGNIAVDTEDAFDLLTLDTVSGSSQVEVPDGAYRITGESVSGDRSVGVDTSPDADAHIDANAVSGSLTVN; this is translated from the coding sequence GTGACTTTCAAGGCACGGGGTCTGTACGCCTCGTCGAGCAAGGAGCCCCGCCGGTCCCGCGTGGGGCTGTGGCTGGTGCTGGGACTGGTCGTGGTCGCCGCCGTGGGCCTGGTGACCGCCGCCGCAGTCCTGGGCCGGGTCGGCCTGGACCGCGGCAACCAGGTCCAGTCCGTCGACGCGCCCACCGCGGTGGAGATCGAGAACGAGACCGGCGGCAGTGTGGAGCTCACCGGCACCACCGGACCCGAGATGGTCGTGGAACGGCAGATGCACGGATCGCCCCTGAAGGAGCCCGTCCACGAGGTCGAGGAGAACGAGGGCCAGGTGCACGTGGAGGCCCACTGCGAGGGCGTGCCCTTCATCGGCCAGTGCTCGGTGGACTACACGATCGCCGTCCCCGAGGGCACGGCGGTCTCCGTGGAGACCATCGGCGGACCGATCACGGTCAGCAACGTCGACGGCGCACTCGAACTGTCCACCACCAGCGGCCGTGTGAACGTGGACGGCAACGTCGGTGACGTGGAGGTGGAGTCGACCTCCGGATCGGTGGAACTGGACGGCGTGGAGGGGTCGGCGAACGTCGAGACCACCAGCGGGTCCGTCACCGCCGCGGGCGCGGGCGCGAGCCTGGACGTGTCCACGGTCTCCGGCAGTCTCGACCTGTCCGGTTTCAGCGCGGACGTGGTCCAGGCCGAGTCCACGAGCGGCACCATCGCGGTGGGCGGCGGGTTCACCACCGCCGAGGTGTCCACGACCTCGGGCAACATCGCGGTCGACACCGAGGATGCGTTCGACCTGCTCACGTTGGACACCGTCAGCGGCAGCAGCCAGGTGGAGGTCCCCGACGGCGCCTACCGGATCACCGGCGAGTCCGTCTCCGGCGACCGCTCCGTCGGCGTGGACACGTCCCCGGACGCGGACGCGCACATCGACGCCAACGCCGTCAGCGGTTCCCTCACCGTGAACTGA
- a CDS encoding Uma2 family endonuclease, producing MCAQPVPDWLIPPPEGFRAEDLDALPDLPPHTELIDGSLIIVSPQKVFHSALIDVIMAGMYSCTPRELRVRREISVTLAPRQRPEPDLMVVGAGASTGGNQTSYTPETVLLVAEVVSPESAERDRYRKPELYAQAGIPHFWRIEDNDGSPVVYVYELDPAKKCYVPTGIHHDRLKIEQPYPIDIDLTEVERRI from the coding sequence ATGTGCGCACAGCCCGTCCCGGACTGGCTCATTCCTCCGCCCGAGGGCTTCAGAGCGGAGGACCTGGACGCCCTGCCCGACCTGCCCCCCCACACCGAACTGATCGATGGAAGCCTGATCATCGTGAGCCCCCAGAAGGTCTTCCACAGCGCACTGATCGACGTGATCATGGCCGGGATGTACTCCTGTACGCCTCGTGAGCTCCGTGTGCGCAGGGAGATCTCGGTGACCCTGGCCCCGAGGCAGCGGCCTGAGCCCGATCTCATGGTCGTCGGGGCAGGGGCGTCCACGGGCGGGAACCAGACCAGCTACACCCCGGAGACGGTTCTGCTCGTCGCCGAGGTCGTCTCTCCGGAGTCCGCCGAACGCGATCGGTACCGCAAACCGGAGCTCTACGCCCAGGCGGGAATTCCGCATTTCTGGCGCATCGAGGACAACGACGGCTCCCCCGTCGTCTACGTGTACGAACTGGACCCGGCGAAGAAGTGCTATGTGCCAACCGGTATCCACCATGACCGGCTCAAGATCGAACAGCCCTACCCGATCGACATCGACCTCACCGAGGTCGAACGGCGGATCTGA
- a CDS encoding response regulator gives MTVHSVANAQEEAAGPRVIIAEDSVLLRSGMARLLEDSGVEIVDQVGDAEALLASVETHPDVDLCLVDIRMPPTFSEEGIQAGVRIRREHPEVAVLLLSQHVVSRYAAELLGGGSSKVGYLLKDRVADIDEFLAVLKRVAGGGAAIDPEVVTQLLSRRRDSALERLSPREAEVLGVMAEGLNNAGIAARLTVTERAVEKHIRSIFTKLDLGQDDHDHRRVQAVLRYLRGSDQP, from the coding sequence ATGACCGTGCACAGCGTGGCGAACGCGCAGGAGGAAGCGGCCGGGCCGCGAGTCATCATCGCCGAGGACTCGGTCCTGCTGCGCAGCGGCATGGCGCGCCTGCTGGAGGACTCCGGAGTCGAGATCGTTGACCAGGTCGGCGACGCCGAAGCCCTGCTCGCGTCCGTGGAGACCCACCCCGACGTCGACCTGTGCCTGGTCGACATCCGGATGCCGCCCACGTTCTCCGAGGAGGGCATCCAGGCGGGTGTGCGGATCCGCAGGGAACACCCCGAGGTGGCCGTCCTGCTGCTGTCCCAGCACGTCGTGAGCCGCTACGCCGCCGAGCTGCTGGGCGGAGGCTCCTCGAAGGTGGGCTACCTGCTCAAGGACCGCGTGGCCGACATCGACGAGTTCCTGGCGGTCCTCAAGCGCGTGGCCGGAGGCGGCGCCGCGATCGACCCGGAGGTGGTCACGCAGCTGCTCAGCCGCCGCCGGGACAGCGCCCTGGAGCGGCTCTCGCCGCGGGAGGCCGAGGTGCTGGGGGTCATGGCCGAAGGGCTGAACAACGCCGGGATCGCGGCGCGGCTCACGGTCACCGAGCGGGCCGTGGAGAAGCACATCCGCTCCATCTTCACCAAGCTCGACCTGGGACAGGACGACCACGACCACCGCAGGGTCCAGGCGGTCCTGCGCTATCTACGCGGCTCCGACCAGCCGTGA
- a CDS encoding Gfo/Idh/MocA family protein: MTHDNGGPRWGVIGTGGIAHSFLEGLRASSSSRAVAVGSRTLARAEEFADAWDVPGRHGSYAELADSPDVDVVYIATPHPWHHEAALLCLKAGKHVLVEKPMAMNALQVSQMVGAARDNDRFLMEAMWTRYLPVYRRVRDLVADGALGEVRWISAEFGFNAPYDPDHRLFNADLGGGALLDLGVYPLALASHFLGDLTVVGATRELSPDRMVDVQTTILLRGQDGGTASVSCASRRTLPNRAVLAGSRGWVEMPAFWAGTEAVLHRDGHEPEALHEPFRANGYEFEADEVARCLAAGERESPDMPWAESLRLARLMDQVRDMGGLVYSAPTVKAVPLG; the protein is encoded by the coding sequence ATGACACATGACAACGGTGGACCACGCTGGGGCGTGATCGGCACCGGTGGGATCGCCCATTCCTTCCTCGAGGGCCTGCGGGCCTCCTCCTCGTCCCGCGCCGTCGCGGTGGGTTCGCGCACCCTGGCACGGGCCGAGGAGTTCGCGGACGCCTGGGACGTGCCCGGCCGCCACGGCAGCTACGCGGAGCTGGCGGACAGCCCCGACGTGGACGTGGTCTACATCGCCACCCCCCACCCCTGGCACCACGAGGCCGCGCTGCTGTGCCTGAAGGCGGGCAAGCACGTGCTGGTCGAGAAGCCCATGGCGATGAACGCCCTCCAGGTGTCGCAGATGGTCGGGGCCGCCCGCGACAACGACCGCTTCCTCATGGAGGCGATGTGGACGCGCTACCTGCCCGTCTACCGCCGGGTACGGGACCTGGTCGCCGACGGCGCGCTCGGCGAGGTGCGCTGGATCTCGGCCGAGTTCGGCTTCAACGCCCCCTACGACCCCGACCACCGGCTCTTCAACGCCGACCTCGGCGGCGGCGCGCTGCTGGACCTGGGCGTGTACCCGCTGGCGCTGGCCTCGCACTTCCTGGGCGACCTGACCGTGGTCGGCGCCACCCGTGAGCTCTCACCCGACCGGATGGTCGACGTCCAGACGACCATCCTGCTCAGGGGGCAGGACGGCGGCACCGCCAGTGTTTCGTGCGCCTCGCGCCGCACCCTGCCCAACCGGGCCGTCCTGGCCGGGTCGCGGGGGTGGGTCGAGATGCCGGCGTTCTGGGCCGGCACCGAGGCCGTCCTGCACCGCGACGGCCACGAACCCGAAGCGCTGCACGAGCCCTTCCGCGCCAACGGCTACGAGTTCGAGGCCGACGAGGTCGCCCGGTGCCTGGCCGCCGGTGAACGGGAGAGCCCGGACATGCCCTGGGCCGAGAGCCTGCGCCTGGCGCGCCTGATGGACCAGGTCCGCGACATGGGCGGGCTGGTCTACAGCGCGCCCACGGTCAAGGCCGTGCCCCTGGGATGA